A stretch of Lysinibacillus agricola DNA encodes these proteins:
- the rplK gene encoding 50S ribosomal protein L11, producing MAKKVIKVVKLQIPAGKANPAPPVGPALGQAGVNIMGFCKEFNARTADQAGLIIPVEISVFEDRSFTFITKTPPAAVLLKVAAGIQSGSGEPNRNKVATVKRDKVREIAETKMPDLNAASVEAAMLMVEGTARSMGIVIED from the coding sequence GTGGCTAAAAAAGTTATTAAAGTTGTTAAACTTCAAATCCCTGCTGGTAAAGCAAACCCAGCTCCACCGGTTGGTCCTGCATTAGGTCAAGCGGGTGTGAACATCATGGGATTCTGTAAAGAATTCAATGCGCGTACTGCAGATCAAGCTGGTCTTATTATTCCAGTTGAAATTTCAGTATTCGAAGACCGTTCATTTACTTTCATTACAAAAACTCCACCTGCAGCAGTTCTACTTAAAGTAGCAGCTGGTATCCAATCTGGATCTGGTGAACCAAACCGTAACAAAGTGGCGACGGTTAAACGTGATAAAGTTCGCGAAATCGCTGAAACTAAAATGCCAGACCTTAACGCTGCTTCAGTAGAAGCTGCTATGTTAATGGTTGAAGGTACTGCACGAAGCATGGGTATTGTTATCGAAGACTAA
- the nusG gene encoding transcription termination/antitermination protein NusG: MEKNWYVVHTYSGYENRVKANLEKRVETMGMQDKIFRVIVPEHEETEMKDGKKRTMMRKVFPGYVLVELIMTDDSWYVVRNTPGVTGFIGSSGGGAKPTPLLPEEVERLLQQMGMTDKVVEIDISVGEAVEVLEGPFAHFQGRVEEIDTEKGKLKVSVDMFGRETIMELDFEQVQKM; the protein is encoded by the coding sequence ATGGAGAAAAATTGGTATGTTGTTCATACGTATTCAGGGTATGAGAACCGCGTAAAAGCAAACCTAGAGAAACGTGTAGAAACAATGGGTATGCAAGATAAGATTTTTCGTGTTATTGTGCCTGAACACGAAGAAACAGAAATGAAGGATGGGAAAAAGCGTACAATGATGCGCAAAGTTTTCCCTGGTTATGTTTTAGTAGAGCTAATTATGACAGATGATTCGTGGTATGTTGTACGTAATACGCCAGGTGTAACTGGCTTTATCGGTTCATCTGGTGGCGGTGCAAAGCCTACACCTTTATTACCTGAAGAAGTGGAGCGTCTACTACAGCAAATGGGGATGACTGACAAAGTTGTCGAGATTGATATTTCTGTTGGGGAAGCGGTAGAAGTATTAGAAGGACCTTTTGCTCACTTCCAAGGACGTGTTGAAGAAATTGACACTGAAAAAGGGAAATTGAAAGTTTCTGTCGATATGTTTGGTCGCGAAACAATTATGGAACTAGATTTTGAACAAGTACAAAAAATGTAG
- the secE gene encoding preprotein translocase subunit SecE, which produces MGKIKGFFSNVMSEMRKTSWPKSKELTKYTVVVISTVVIMALFFVLVDLGISSLFRWYLEL; this is translated from the coding sequence ATGGGCAAGATTAAAGGCTTTTTCAGCAATGTAATGTCGGAAATGCGCAAAACAAGCTGGCCAAAAAGTAAAGAACTGACGAAATATACAGTCGTTGTAATTTCAACTGTTGTAATTATGGCTTTATTTTTTGTGTTAGTTGACTTAGGTATTTCATCATTATTCCGCTGGTACTTAGAGTTATAA
- the rpmG gene encoding 50S ribosomal protein L33: MAKKVVLNCEKCGSRNYTFPAKEGSTVRLELKKFCSHCNEHTVHKQTL; the protein is encoded by the coding sequence ATGGCAAAAAAAGTCGTTCTAAATTGCGAAAAATGCGGATCGAGAAATTACACTTTTCCAGCTAAGGAAGGTTCGACTGTACGCCTCGAATTAAAGAAATTTTGTTCGCATTGCAATGAACATACAGTGCATAAACAAACGCTATAA
- a CDS encoding NYN domain-containing protein has translation MNNILLVDGYNMIGAWKELRPLRDTNFEDARKRLIELMAEYKAAIGWRIIIVFDAHLVPGVEQSFIENDVEIIYTRKNETADERIEKMTHELKARNVQIHVATSDMAEQNVIFGNGALRKSARELEIDMSIIQHKISHDVKRKQDSKPPSRIELKPEVALAFEKWRRGLK, from the coding sequence ATGAACAACATTTTGCTTGTTGATGGCTATAATATGATTGGAGCTTGGAAAGAGCTACGGCCATTACGAGATACAAATTTTGAAGATGCGCGTAAGAGATTAATCGAGCTTATGGCTGAGTATAAAGCAGCCATAGGGTGGCGCATAATTATCGTTTTTGACGCACATCTTGTACCGGGTGTGGAGCAATCTTTTATAGAAAATGATGTCGAAATCATTTATACACGGAAAAACGAAACAGCAGATGAACGCATTGAAAAAATGACGCATGAACTAAAAGCTAGAAATGTACAGATTCACGTAGCAACTTCCGACATGGCAGAGCAAAATGTTATTTTTGGTAATGGTGCTTTGCGAAAATCGGCAAGAGAGCTAGAAATTGATATGAGTATTATCCAACATAAAATTTCTCATGATGTGAAACGAAAACAGGATAGCAAGCCGCCTTCTCGCATAGAACTTAAGCCTGAAGTTGCATTGGCTTTTGAAAAATGGCGACGCGGTTTGAAATGA
- the rlmB gene encoding 23S rRNA (guanosine(2251)-2'-O)-methyltransferase RlmB: MAEQNGEIIAGKNPVLEALRSGRDMNKVWIAEGVKKSGVNELLDLARERGVIVQFVPKKKVDQLSDANHQGIVASVAAYSYAELEDLFAAAAKKQEDPFFLILDELEDPHNLGSIMRTADAIGVHGIIIPKRRSVSLTAVVAKSSTGAIEHVPVVRVNNLAQTVDELKERGVWIAGTDAKGSVDYRKMDATLPLAIVIGSEGKGMSRLLKEKCDFLYHLPMIGHVTSLNASVAAALLMYEVYRKRQEAND; the protein is encoded by the coding sequence ATGGCAGAGCAGAATGGTGAAATTATTGCCGGTAAAAACCCAGTGTTAGAAGCACTTCGGTCAGGCCGCGATATGAATAAAGTATGGATTGCAGAAGGCGTAAAAAAATCAGGGGTTAATGAACTTCTAGATTTAGCGCGAGAACGTGGGGTTATTGTGCAATTTGTCCCGAAAAAAAAGGTTGATCAATTATCAGATGCCAATCACCAAGGAATTGTTGCCTCTGTTGCAGCATATAGTTATGCAGAGCTAGAGGATTTATTTGCGGCGGCAGCAAAAAAACAGGAAGACCCATTTTTCTTAATTTTAGATGAGCTAGAGGACCCGCATAATCTAGGCTCTATTATGCGAACTGCTGATGCTATAGGTGTACACGGCATTATTATCCCGAAGCGTCGTTCAGTAAGCTTGACAGCTGTAGTGGCAAAGTCTTCCACTGGAGCAATTGAGCATGTACCTGTCGTACGTGTTAATAACCTAGCGCAGACGGTAGATGAACTAAAAGAACGAGGTGTATGGATTGCAGGTACAGATGCCAAAGGTTCTGTAGACTATCGTAAAATGGATGCAACATTACCGCTTGCGATTGTTATTGGTAGTGAAGGCAAAGGCATGAGCCGCTTGTTAAAAGAAAAATGTGACTTTTTATATCATTTACCGATGATTGGGCATGTCACATCACTAAATGCATCGGTAGCTGCTGCACTTTTAATGTACGAAGTGTATCGTAAACGTCAAGAAGCGAATGATTGA
- a CDS encoding Mini-ribonuclease 3, whose product MDKLRNEDVKQLNALALAYMGDAVLEQKVREHLLRAGRVKPNTLHREATRYVSAKAQSMIVHQMMDEGFLTEKELAVFRRGRNAKSGSVPKNTDVQTYRNSSGFEAVLGSLYLLNELERVYAIIAYAIQIIEESKGVSK is encoded by the coding sequence TTGGATAAACTCCGCAACGAAGATGTCAAGCAATTGAATGCATTAGCGTTAGCCTATATGGGAGACGCAGTTTTAGAGCAAAAGGTACGAGAGCATTTGCTACGTGCCGGCCGTGTTAAACCTAATACACTTCATAGAGAAGCGACACGTTACGTGTCAGCGAAAGCACAATCTATGATTGTACATCAAATGATGGATGAAGGCTTTTTAACAGAGAAGGAATTGGCTGTGTTCCGTCGTGGACGCAATGCCAAATCCGGCTCTGTGCCAAAAAATACAGATGTTCAAACATACCGTAATAGCTCAGGCTTTGAGGCGGTGCTTGGTAGTTTATATTTATTAAATGAGCTAGAACGCGTGTATGCAATCATTGCATACGCTATTCAAATAATCGAGGAATCGAAAGGAGTGTCAAAATAA
- the cysS gene encoding cysteine--tRNA ligase, translated as MSIQIFNSLTRQKETFVPLEEGKVKMYVCGPTVYNYIHIGNSRPVIVYDTVRRYFQFKGYDVKFVSNFTDVDDKIIKAANELGEEVHELTERFIAAYFEDVTALGCKKADVHPRVTEHMDDIIQFIQVLVDKGYAYESAGDVYYRTRKFNGYGKLSHQSVDDLKIGARIEAGEKKDDALDFALWKAVKPGEIYWESPWGKGRPGWHIECSVMAREHLGDTIDIHAGGQDLTFPHHENEIAQSEAHNDKTFARYWMHNGYINIDNEKMSKSLGNFILVNDIRKQIDPQILRFFMLSVHYRHPINFAKDLVDAAATGLERIRTAYNNVKHRLTATASLGDHSEEWLEKIAEQKADFEEAMDDDFNTANAISVLFELARIANIYLNETNTDEKVLLSFAETFEVLGDVLGIEFAKEEELLDEEIEALLQERVEARKNRDFARSDEIRDHLQAQGIILEDTRQGTRWKRG; from the coding sequence ATGAGTATTCAAATTTTCAACTCATTAACACGACAAAAGGAAACTTTCGTACCGCTGGAAGAAGGCAAAGTAAAAATGTACGTTTGCGGTCCGACAGTTTATAACTACATTCATATTGGGAATTCACGCCCTGTAATTGTCTACGATACAGTACGTCGTTATTTTCAATTCAAAGGCTATGATGTGAAATTCGTTTCAAATTTCACAGATGTGGACGACAAAATTATTAAGGCTGCTAACGAGCTTGGAGAAGAAGTTCATGAATTGACGGAGCGCTTTATTGCCGCATACTTTGAAGATGTTACAGCGTTAGGCTGCAAGAAAGCAGATGTACATCCACGCGTTACAGAGCATATGGATGATATCATTCAATTCATTCAAGTTTTAGTCGATAAAGGTTATGCCTATGAGTCAGCTGGTGATGTCTATTACCGAACTCGTAAATTTAATGGCTACGGTAAATTATCACACCAATCGGTAGATGATTTAAAAATTGGTGCTCGTATTGAGGCAGGCGAGAAAAAAGATGATGCATTAGATTTCGCTCTATGGAAAGCTGTTAAGCCTGGTGAGATTTACTGGGAAAGTCCTTGGGGGAAAGGTCGTCCGGGTTGGCATATTGAATGCTCAGTAATGGCGCGTGAACATTTAGGAGATACTATTGATATTCATGCGGGTGGGCAAGATTTAACTTTCCCACATCATGAAAATGAAATTGCACAATCTGAAGCTCATAATGATAAAACATTTGCGCGTTATTGGATGCACAATGGATATATTAATATTGATAATGAAAAAATGTCCAAATCTCTAGGTAATTTTATACTCGTCAATGATATTCGAAAACAAATTGATCCACAAATTCTACGCTTCTTTATGCTTTCAGTGCATTATCGCCATCCAATTAACTTTGCGAAAGATTTAGTAGATGCAGCTGCAACTGGCTTAGAACGAATTCGTACTGCCTACAACAATGTCAAACACCGTTTAACAGCTACGGCAAGCCTAGGTGATCACTCAGAAGAATGGCTTGAAAAGATTGCTGAACAAAAAGCTGATTTTGAAGAAGCAATGGATGATGATTTTAATACAGCCAATGCTATTTCCGTATTATTTGAATTAGCACGTATCGCAAATATTTATTTAAATGAAACGAATACTGATGAAAAAGTATTATTGAGTTTTGCTGAAACTTTTGAGGTGCTAGGTGACGTCTTAGGTATTGAATTTGCAAAAGAAGAAGAGCTATTAGACGAAGAAATTGAAGCACTTTTACAGGAGCGTGTAGAAGCACGTAAAAATCGTGATTTTGCTCGTTCAGATGAAATTCGTGACCATTTGCAAGCGCAAGGTATCATTTTAGAAGATACGCGACAAGGAACTAGATGGAAACGAGGGTAA
- the epsC gene encoding serine O-acetyltransferase EpsC has product MFKRMKEDVETIFENDPAARSVLEVVLTYSGLHATWAHRVAHWFFKRRFYFIARAISQISRFFTGIEIHPGAKIGRRFFIDHGMGVVIGETCEIGDNVTLYQGVTLGGTGKEKGKRHPTLEDNVLVATGAKVLGSITIGENSKIGAGSVVLKEVPPNATVVGIPGKIVIKDGVRLEKKLDHQNIPDPVEERCQVFEKQIAELHQEIERLQKERETQ; this is encoded by the coding sequence GTGTTTAAAAGAATGAAGGAAGATGTAGAAACGATTTTTGAGAATGATCCAGCAGCGCGTAGTGTGCTTGAAGTTGTGCTAACATACTCAGGTCTACATGCTACATGGGCGCATCGAGTTGCACATTGGTTCTTTAAAAGGCGTTTTTATTTTATAGCCCGTGCCATTTCACAAATTAGTCGCTTCTTTACTGGAATTGAAATTCATCCTGGAGCAAAGATTGGTAGACGTTTCTTTATTGACCATGGGATGGGGGTTGTGATTGGCGAAACTTGTGAAATTGGTGATAATGTAACTTTATATCAAGGTGTAACTTTAGGTGGTACAGGGAAAGAAAAGGGAAAACGCCATCCAACATTAGAAGATAATGTACTAGTTGCAACAGGCGCAAAAGTATTAGGTTCTATTACCATTGGTGAGAATAGTAAAATTGGTGCAGGTTCAGTTGTCTTAAAAGAAGTGCCACCAAATGCTACAGTTGTCGGTATTCCTGGTAAAATAGTGATTAAGGATGGAGTTCGTCTAGAGAAAAAACTAGACCACCAAAATATACCTGACCCTGTAGAAGAACGTTGTCAAGTTTTCGAGAAGCAGATTGCAGAATTGCATCAGGAAATCGAACGCTTACAAAAGGAGAGAGAAACACAATGA
- the gltX gene encoding glutamate--tRNA ligase: MAKEVRVRYAPSPTGFLHIGGARTALFNYLYAKHHNGKFIVRIEDTDIERNVEGGEASQLDNLKWLGIEYDESIDIGGPYAPYRQMERLDIYKEHAEKLLEQGLAYKCFCSSEKLEASREEQKARGVAAPTYDGTCRHLSAEEVAAKEAAGEPYTIRMRVPENVTYEFEDLVRGQVAFESKDVGDWVLVKANGIPTYNYAVVLDDHFMEISHVFRGEEHLSNTPKQMMIFDAFGWEYPRFGHMTLIINENRKKLSKRDESIIQFVTQYKDLGYLPEAMFNFFALLGWSPEGEEEIFSKEEFIKMFDEKRLSKSPSMFDKQKLTWMNNQYIKKLSLEEVVALSLPHLQKAGLLSEELTAEEHAWATDLIGLYHDQMSFGAEIVELSRLFFNDHIEYDEEAKAVLAGEQVPEVMAAFKAQLEGLEEFTPDTVKAAIKAVQKETGHKGKNLFMPIRVVTTGETHGPELPNAICLIGKQKTIDRVEKFAQ, translated from the coding sequence ATGGCGAAAGAAGTTCGTGTTCGTTACGCGCCATCCCCTACTGGTTTCTTACATATCGGTGGAGCGCGTACAGCGTTATTCAACTATTTATATGCAAAACATCATAACGGTAAATTCATCGTACGTATTGAGGATACAGATATCGAGCGTAATGTAGAAGGCGGAGAAGCATCTCAGCTAGATAACTTAAAATGGTTAGGTATTGAATATGATGAGTCGATCGATATCGGTGGACCATATGCACCTTATCGTCAAATGGAGCGTCTTGATATTTATAAAGAGCACGCTGAAAAACTATTAGAGCAAGGTTTAGCTTACAAATGCTTCTGTTCTTCTGAGAAATTAGAAGCGTCTCGCGAAGAACAAAAAGCACGAGGTGTAGCAGCTCCAACTTATGATGGTACTTGTCGTCATTTATCAGCAGAGGAAGTTGCGGCTAAAGAAGCTGCTGGTGAACCATATACAATTCGTATGCGCGTACCTGAAAATGTAACATATGAATTTGAAGATTTAGTACGTGGACAAGTAGCGTTTGAGTCTAAAGATGTTGGTGATTGGGTACTTGTTAAAGCAAACGGTATCCCAACGTATAACTATGCGGTAGTGCTAGATGATCACTTTATGGAAATTTCGCATGTATTCCGTGGTGAAGAGCATTTATCGAATACACCAAAACAAATGATGATTTTTGATGCATTCGGCTGGGAATATCCACGCTTTGGTCATATGACATTAATCATTAATGAAAATCGAAAAAAATTATCTAAACGTGATGAATCAATTATTCAATTCGTCACACAATATAAAGATTTAGGCTACCTACCTGAGGCGATGTTCAACTTCTTTGCATTACTTGGCTGGTCTCCTGAAGGGGAAGAAGAGATTTTCTCAAAAGAAGAATTTATTAAAATGTTTGATGAAAAACGTCTTTCAAAATCACCATCTATGTTCGATAAGCAAAAGCTTACTTGGATGAATAACCAATACATTAAAAAGCTATCTTTAGAAGAAGTGGTCGCATTATCTTTACCACATTTACAAAAAGCGGGTTTATTATCAGAAGAGCTAACAGCGGAAGAACATGCATGGGCAACAGATTTAATCGGACTTTATCATGACCAAATGAGCTTTGGTGCTGAAATTGTAGAGCTATCTCGCCTATTCTTTAACGATCACATTGAATATGATGAAGAAGCAAAAGCAGTTCTAGCAGGTGAGCAGGTACCTGAGGTAATGGCAGCATTTAAAGCGCAACTTGAAGGTTTAGAAGAATTTACACCTGATACTGTAAAAGCTGCTATTAAAGCTGTTCAAAAAGAAACAGGTCACAAAGGTAAAAATCTATTTATGCCAATTCGCGTTGTAACGACGGGTGAAACGCATGGTCCAGAGCTTCCGAACGCGATTTGCTTAATTGGCAAACAGAAAACAATTGATCGTGTAGAAAAATTTGCGCAATAA
- the ispF gene encoding 2-C-methyl-D-erythritol 2,4-cyclodiphosphate synthase gives MFRIGQGFDVHAFEEGRPLIIGGITIPHEKGLVGHSDADVLLHTVTDAALGAIGEGDIGRHFPDTDPAFKDADSAKLLEHIWKIVEDKGYVLGNVDCTIMAQRPKMAPYIEQMQNCIAELLHAEPSQVNVKATTTERLGFTGREEGIAAMATILLIKK, from the coding sequence ATGTTTCGAATTGGACAAGGATTTGACGTACATGCATTTGAAGAAGGACGTCCATTAATTATTGGAGGTATAACAATTCCTCATGAAAAAGGGTTAGTAGGGCATTCGGACGCAGATGTTTTATTACACACTGTAACAGATGCAGCATTAGGAGCTATTGGTGAGGGAGATATCGGTCGTCATTTCCCAGATACAGATCCTGCGTTTAAGGATGCTGATTCAGCGAAATTATTAGAGCATATTTGGAAGATTGTTGAGGACAAGGGTTATGTTCTAGGTAATGTGGATTGTACGATTATGGCACAACGTCCGAAAATGGCACCATATATTGAACAAATGCAAAATTGTATTGCTGAATTACTTCATGCAGAGCCTTCTCAAGTAAATGTCAAGGCAACAACAACTGAACGTTTAGGTTTTACAGGTCGCGAGGAAGGGATTGCGGCTATGGCGACAATCCTATTGATTAAGAAGTAA
- a CDS encoding SWIM zinc finger family protein, with translation MNIHTFERHFNKVILQRGYNYYQNRHVIDIIHIDNSNWQAEVEGSELYIVDIIVEANGDITHVDCDCPYDDICKHIAAALYEIQGQLNNPRVSVSKSSKAQKPTLQQLLATQSKENLITLILKVGQNYPSFLQEFEMLLTEPADVLKAAEQLIIQHLKKGEDRRSGFIPRNQATKALKGVYTTLQHAQEHIDQGNYITAIELSFLCFQHTFDALQYSDDSDGDFGGAIEDSFELISQAINEGVDVWSKEQSETVYDLVIQEAMNHELSGWSDWRIHLLHSCVPLCHDDAIEERFKTLIHSMKSASDDWHAQYMNKQLRKIELRLLQDKYNGKGVETFLEQHIEDYDMRELIIKSAINLGEYEKVLQLTADGLQVDEKSAGIVKKWRQFAFIAHKALGHTEDMRELALQLLLSGEYSYYTEFKALHPAEQWPEVFEELLDRLTNSRLYTQIIVEEQQTKRILDYCKEHPTRIEYYYQYIKEQYYEDVCALFIDAITADARISSNRKSYQGVCHSINIMRRAGYTIEAKQLISDLLQAYPKRRAFVEELKNIQK, from the coding sequence ATGAATATTCATACTTTTGAAAGGCATTTTAATAAGGTGATTTTACAACGTGGGTACAATTATTATCAGAATCGTCATGTCATTGATATTATACACATTGACAATAGCAATTGGCAGGCTGAGGTCGAGGGGTCTGAGCTGTATATTGTAGATATCATTGTTGAAGCAAATGGCGACATTACACACGTCGATTGTGATTGCCCATATGATGACATTTGTAAGCATATTGCCGCTGCGCTATATGAAATTCAGGGGCAACTAAACAATCCTCGTGTTTCAGTATCTAAGTCATCTAAAGCACAAAAACCAACATTACAGCAATTGCTAGCTACGCAATCAAAGGAAAATCTAATAACGTTAATTCTAAAAGTTGGACAGAACTACCCTAGCTTTCTGCAAGAATTTGAAATGCTACTAACAGAACCAGCGGATGTATTAAAAGCCGCTGAACAATTAATCATTCAGCATCTAAAAAAAGGAGAAGATCGCCGTAGTGGCTTTATTCCACGTAATCAAGCAACGAAAGCGTTAAAAGGCGTCTACACAACACTTCAACACGCTCAGGAACATATTGACCAAGGTAACTATATAACAGCTATTGAGCTTAGCTTCCTTTGCTTCCAACATACATTTGATGCACTGCAATATAGCGACGACTCCGATGGCGATTTCGGTGGTGCTATTGAAGACAGCTTTGAATTAATTAGTCAAGCGATTAACGAAGGAGTAGATGTTTGGTCAAAAGAGCAGTCAGAAACGGTGTATGACCTTGTTATTCAAGAAGCAATGAACCACGAGTTAAGTGGTTGGTCAGATTGGCGTATTCATTTGCTCCATTCCTGTGTACCTCTTTGTCATGATGATGCTATCGAGGAACGATTTAAAACCCTTATTCACTCAATGAAAAGCGCATCAGATGATTGGCATGCACAATATATGAATAAACAGTTAAGAAAGATAGAGCTTCGCTTGTTACAGGATAAATATAATGGTAAGGGAGTAGAGACATTTTTAGAGCAGCATATTGAGGACTACGATATGCGTGAACTAATTATCAAATCTGCCATCAACCTTGGTGAGTATGAAAAAGTATTACAGTTAACAGCTGATGGGCTACAGGTAGATGAAAAATCAGCAGGTATCGTTAAAAAATGGAGGCAATTCGCTTTTATCGCTCATAAAGCACTCGGACATACAGAAGACATGCGCGAATTGGCATTACAACTGTTGCTATCTGGTGAGTATTCTTACTACACAGAATTCAAAGCACTACATCCCGCTGAACAATGGCCTGAAGTTTTTGAAGAACTATTAGATCGACTTACAAATTCTCGTTTGTATACGCAAATCATTGTAGAGGAACAACAAACTAAACGTATTTTAGACTATTGCAAAGAACATCCAACAAGAATCGAGTACTATTATCAATACATAAAAGAACAGTACTATGAAGATGTTTGTGCACTATTCATTGACGCCATCACTGCCGATGCTCGAATTTCCTCTAATCGCAAAAGTTATCAAGGCGTTTGTCATTCTATCAACATTATGCGTAGGGCCGGCTACACCATTGAAGCAAAGCAATTAATTTCTGACTTACTACAAGCGTATCCAAAACGCCGTGCTTTTGTGGAGGAATTGAAGAACATACAAAAATAG
- the ispD gene encoding 2-C-methyl-D-erythritol 4-phosphate cytidylyltransferase codes for MQYEVVLPAAGSGKRMGAGQNKLFLNLLEKPILIHTLEVFEQDSQCTGIWLAVKPEERGFIQEMLERYGISKVKGLPDGGAERQHSVHSCMKEMKQVDIVLVHDAARPFITHDIIANLVQSAHDFGAAIAGVRAKDTMKKVRDGVIEETIDRESLWMIQTPQAFQFDLIVEAEDVAEKVGFLGTDEAMLVERLGHEVHIVESSYENVKMTTQEDLVFGEAILQKRAKKQ; via the coding sequence GTGCAATATGAAGTAGTGTTGCCTGCAGCAGGTAGCGGAAAGCGAATGGGAGCGGGGCAAAATAAGTTATTTTTAAATCTTTTAGAGAAACCCATTCTCATACACACGCTGGAAGTATTTGAACAGGATAGTCAGTGTACAGGTATTTGGCTTGCAGTGAAGCCAGAAGAGCGCGGATTTATTCAAGAAATGCTCGAGAGATATGGAATTTCTAAAGTTAAAGGCTTGCCTGATGGTGGTGCTGAGCGTCAGCATTCCGTTCATTCGTGCATGAAAGAAATGAAACAGGTCGATATTGTGCTTGTGCATGATGCTGCGCGTCCATTTATCACTCATGACATTATTGCGAATCTTGTACAAAGTGCGCATGACTTTGGCGCTGCGATTGCGGGTGTTCGTGCGAAGGATACAATGAAAAAAGTACGTGATGGTGTTATTGAAGAAACTATTGATCGTGAAAGCTTATGGATGATTCAAACACCACAAGCATTTCAATTTGATTTGATTGTGGAGGCGGAGGATGTTGCTGAGAAGGTAGGTTTTCTTGGTACCGATGAAGCGATGCTAGTAGAACGTCTTGGCCATGAGGTGCATATTGTAGAAAGCAGCTACGAAAATGTAAAGATGACGACGCAAGAAGATTTAGTTTTCGGTGAAGCGATATTACAGAAACGCGCTAAAAAGCAATGA
- a CDS encoding PIN/TRAM domain-containing protein codes for MKKFVQIAFLLIGGALGLVFLPPLYELLHLSSNPWLDNPYVSVALGALLLFTLSFAFSDYFVRLISWMEEVLFKVPVGDLLFGTLGLIIGLIVAYFLGFAIDSIDLPSFTKVLPIILSFVLGYLGFRVGFKKRDELIQLFTLRGNNTKKKLAEGVEPQEARGSYKLLDTSVIIDGRIADISETGFIEGILVVPQFVLTELQHIADSSDTLKRTRGRRGLDILKKLQDERMTKVEITEEDFEDVQEVDLKLVRLAKKRGADTQIVTNDFNLNKVCELHHVKVLNINDLANAVKPVVIPGEDMQVMVIKDGKEHNQGVAYLDDGTMIVVEGGRSYIGQAITVTVTSVLQTSAGRMIFAKPKDD; via the coding sequence ATGAAAAAATTTGTTCAAATTGCTTTTTTACTGATTGGAGGAGCATTAGGCCTTGTTTTCTTACCGCCATTATACGAATTGCTTCATTTATCATCTAATCCTTGGCTTGATAATCCCTACGTATCAGTAGCTTTAGGAGCACTTTTACTGTTTACATTATCGTTTGCCTTTTCCGATTATTTTGTAAGGCTTATTAGCTGGATGGAAGAGGTGCTATTTAAGGTGCCTGTTGGAGACTTACTATTTGGTACACTTGGGCTCATTATTGGACTGATTGTTGCGTATTTCTTAGGCTTTGCAATCGATAGTATTGATTTACCGAGTTTTACAAAGGTTTTACCAATTATACTGTCATTTGTGCTTGGATATTTAGGATTCCGTGTAGGCTTTAAAAAGCGTGATGAACTAATCCAGCTATTTACATTACGTGGTAACAATACGAAGAAAAAATTAGCAGAAGGTGTAGAGCCTCAAGAAGCACGAGGAAGCTATAAACTGTTAGATACTAGTGTTATTATTGATGGTCGTATTGCAGATATTTCTGAAACAGGCTTTATAGAAGGTATATTGGTTGTACCCCAATTTGTCCTTACTGAGCTACAGCATATTGCAGATTCTTCGGATACGTTAAAGCGTACAAGAGGTCGTCGTGGTTTAGATATTTTGAAAAAATTACAAGATGAACGTATGACAAAGGTTGAGATTACTGAAGAGGACTTTGAGGATGTGCAAGAGGTTGACTTAAAGCTAGTACGTCTTGCAAAGAAAAGAGGTGCCGATACACAGATTGTTACGAACGACTTTAACCTGAACAAAGTTTGTGAGCTACACCATGTGAAGGTGCTAAACATCAATGATTTAGCAAATGCAGTGAAGCCTGTCGTTATTCCAGGTGAGGATATGCAAGTAATGGTCATTAAAGATGGAAAAGAGCATAATCAAGGGGTTGCTTATTTAGATGACGGGACAATGATCGTTGTTGAAGGTGGACGTAGCTATATAGGACAGGCAATTACGGTAACCGTAACAAGTGTTCTACAAACATCAGCAGGTCGTATGATTTTTGCTAAACCCAAGGATGACTAG